CACATCATTAGTACGGACCAGTATCTGGATTTGATCCACATTAGGATGTCTACTCTTGTACTGTTGAATGTCGTCAAATAACTTGGTTACCTTCCCATCTCTATTCATTGGACTCTGAAAAAGTCAAGTGAAGATTTCTTTTATAACGTATtctgaaaagatttttttgtaaaatccttGGGGAAAACTGAAGACACCTACATATACCAATGAACACAATTAAACTATAGAAAATAGCATTCTTACACGGCTAACCAGTTGATGCTTAAATATAAGAATAGtgttaaattaattaccttatctacattatattgtgtattatgtagGTGATATACTGGACGGTTTGATGCGCGTTGTCAGCGCCGAAGACAGTCCAACATTTCACATAATAGGCAGTATTATGCTTATATCTTGGTacttaaattttaatttctgtatCATCTTTCATGATACATTTTGTTCAGGTAATCCAATTTTACTTATATTAATGTTTTACTGAAATGTTATTATATTACTGATATCaccttttttattgtttatttaaatcGCCTGTTACTCAAAGCTTCACCTGGTGCGGTGCAATAATATACACTGTATGGTAACGGGATCCGGCcccggttgtttggtatctacttccggaaaaatcgtatCTAAACAAATGAGgtattatattatgatattatttcatttgtttattgaaacctTTCAAAACTTAGAACAGTGAAAGCTTAAGATTTTAATATATCCAACAATTAtatgtgaaaatgagaataGAGCCTCCttatttgtattcaaacatgtaacctgGAAGGTATTTCCGTGCAAAACTGAGAAAAATACGTGAAAAATATGAACATATCTCAAGATATCAGATGCATTTCTTTAAGATAAGatgttgaatgaagaattaGGATAGAACAAAAATTATCTACCACTTCAAATTTATCGTAAATACATCCTTTTTGCCATAATCGATGATGTTTAGTGAGCATGTTATGACTAGAGAGTGCGTGTTTGGTACGCACAAATTTCCGGTTTGGTATGTCCATTTGTATACGGTTTGCTATAACAACCTAGTTAACTTTAATCACAAACAGGGAGCCGCAAATAAAGCGTGGCATAATCCCCGCGCCTCACAGTTGGTATGAAAACCCAGATATCAAGCTCAAAGTAAGAGTTATATTAATGCGTGTattgtaaaacagaaaaaaaacagcttgtgacaaaaataaacagtaatttggtGTTTTGACTAGTTTCCAAGACTACAAAAAAATGGAAGGTTTGAAaaagcaaaaggcacaactagggcacaaCGTTTCGCAGGGTATAATAAAATCCTATTTACTGAAAGAACGAACAAACGATCAAAGTAACGAACAAGCAAAAAAGGACGCacgaattttttttaattttttttttggtttgatCAGACTACTTTCGTACGAAACACtttatgattttataattttgaatattttagcattatcagcagataaatatacatttcTGGTAGATCGTTCACGAATATTACGGACAGTAGTGGGCCCAGCACGGATCCTTGAGGGATTCCTGATAATACGTCTTTCCAAGGatttcatatacgtccttgttctTTTCAATAGGAATGCTGTTTAAATAGATGTAGGGCAGTCGAACAACTGAAATGACACCACAGCCAGTAAATTATGGAGAATTGGATATAAGCTGTTTCATAAAAATGAACACTTGAATAAGCATCGTTCGTTTCGCCCTGTACAATGTAGATAACATCACGGGAGAGATTATAATGTTAATAAATtggttttaaaatataaggaaatcaatattaattttatatgtattaaaatgCGTATCTGTAAATAGAAGACAAAGATAATGTGTCTCCTCCCCTGGGGGTGAATAAAATAACACAGTAACCAAAAAATATCATGAGTAAACATTACTTGACTTGATATGTATTTACAATGCTTAATAATAAATTGTTGCATACTTGTTATAGCGTGTGGTGTTTTTTCCGGCTTTCCCCGATATATACTTTGATATGACGAAGCtacatactttatatatataaaacagctACCAAACACCAGGATTacaaacttacatgtatataaatttgattgttttctATGATGGTAATTATGTTACGGCTCTTGCTGTGTACTATGTTAATTTGACTGCGTGAAATGATAATACTGTCCTTAAGTTAtcctatttttttatttgtgattcAAATTTTTAACCAAGTTGTTATACCAAACCGTATACTAATGAATACCAAACCGGAATTTTGTACGTACCAAACACGTACACTATAGTCATAACATGCTCACTAAACATCATCGATTATGGCACACAGGATGTATTAATGATAAATTTGAAGTGATAGATCGTTTTTATTCTATCCtaattcttcattcaacatCTTACCTTAAAGAAATGCATCCGATATCTTGAGATATTTTCATATTCTCACGCATTTTTCTCAGATTTGCATGGAAATACCATCcaggttacatgtttgaatacaaacTGAGAGactttattctcattttcacatacaatggttggacatattaaaatgttaagctttcactgttctaatttttgataagtttcaataaacaaatgaaataatatcgagTTTTTAAAGCGATTTAGCACGTACCCCTCTCATTTGTTTGGatacgatttttccggaagtagatacctataagactctttcatatgtggataagaaggatagggatattctacccgaggatcacaaaatgttgtaaaacccgaggctttacatatgaaagagtatttttctctcataccttgacgttttattgcaatgttACTACTACGATAttttcccgccattttgaaagaaattcGAAAAAAACGCGACTGCAAGTCATTTCCCCATACATAAAAAAACtgagtgatattttcaacgcaaattccgctattagtattttttaaagtaaatccagcctagttttctgaaaaaaatgttaaaagtgtaccgagaaaatagtaattttgttgacgccgtgacgtcacgagcctttattgcatgggtagccatgcaatacagcctcaggcgacatgagtttATTGCTGTAGGTACATTGTATGAGACATATGTTGCATTCGTCAGTTCAATATTTACCTGTAGCTGTGCAGGTAAATATTGTACTGCTTAATATGACATGTTGAGCATTAAATTACTCACAATTACAATAAATTGGGATTTTTTTCAGGAGCAATGTTATGAGTCAACGATTTTGGTCTTTTGACGATGTTAAGAAGAGTGACTGATTGGTACATAACCTGAATCCCACGTTATATGCCAGATATGCCATCCGCTCGGTAACGTGAAGGTTCCCCCGAATTTCAATATTAGACCCTGCTCCACAGGATGTGGACTTTGTGCCACTGTGAAAGACTAAGAGAGACTTGTACTATTCTAATACCTGACGGAGTGACAAGGACTACCTAATTAAGCTATCGATTGTTTTACCATAACGAATCCTCATTAATTATGAATAgttcattattgtatttttaaaatgtcaCTAGCGTACAGTGAAGTTTTAATTGAACGGATGTGTTTTTCTTATTGGAGATATTAGAAAAATGTGTCGGCAACAATTTTATTAATACGATTAAATTCTCGTAATCGCATCCAGATAAggaaatattgtatattgtgttaTCGACCGTTCAcatcaaccaatcagaattTAAATCAGAAAAAGCAATTCTGTCATAGTTTTATAGAAAGTGAGGTTATATTAATCTTCAATTTCCGTTAGTCAATATCTGTCTAAATTGAAGCATCACTATAGTTATTAATTATTACACAGACATGGTCATATTACATTAGACAACCGGGACAATTTTTGTCTAAGTTCGTTATCGTAATACGACCTGTGTATGGGAACATTTTACAGGTAGgatataaacatgaaaataaagaacTCGTGGTGCATGTATAATATCGGCATTTTATAGCTTATAATTTCGTGCTGTTTCTCCAAGGTCCCTCTATCTAGAGTAATGTTCTATCAGAACTGCGAGAAAAACGGTGTAATGCTATTACAAAGTCTATTTTTCTCCCTACCTGGAacagaacaaaattaaaacatggcaGTTTTTAATTGTCCagtaacaattaaaataaagGTACCAGATAATAGGCTGTTTCGATTAATAAATTGAGGATACCAAAATCAAAGTCTGTCATGATGTAGCGAAAATGCATCAAATTGGCAAGAAATTCGTCGTTTTATACTTACATTAATACGAATTACGAACTTCTGATCGGCTTGCTCTGAACTTCCTCTCGGGATTTTGATCGCCTTGGTTCGGTTTTGATCTTTCTTGTGGAGGTCCGTCTGGTCGGCATTAAAGTATACAGTGATTGTAGCGGCCTTACTACCGTCTTGTGACACCTGGTCAGATGTCGACATGGAACTACCACCACTACTGTCTGTTGCATTTTCAGAAGTGTGTCCATTCATGGACTCGAACTGCAGATCCACGTCCTTTGGTTTTGTTCTCCCTCTGTTGGTACCATTTGCGACTACTCCATTGCTCTTTTTCTCCAACCCATTTCCAGCCGCCATGTGTGTATTGTTACTCGTGTTTTTCACGGGCTTGTACTCGTTGTTAACTAAATTCCTCCGCCCTACTGGTTTGTATAGTTTCGACACGCTTTTATATTGACTGCTCGGAATATGACGATTCCGAGTTGCTGTTTTCGTTTTTAGTTGTTCTTGAGGTCGTGgtgatttttgtttttggttaTACTGGTAAGGCGatggttgtttttgtttatctAGAAGACTACTTGTATTTGGTCCCTGTGGAGACCAGTTGTCATCTCGTCCTGGACTTTCCCTCGCGTCGAAGAGGGTAACACGCGAAGAACTGGAAGTGTTCGCTACACTTGACGTTTCTTTAATTTTTGGTAATGGCACTGTcgaaaacatttttgattttccCTTGGCAAAGTCTTCATCATACGCGATTCTCATCATTTCCTCCCGCCAACTTTCAAAATCCAGGTTTCTTTGAATACGTTTGGTTTTGAACGATGACGTGGAGGATGTCAACTTTTGCCGCCGTGCCTTTCGCAAGCGTTCGACGTCCCGCATATACACAGGTAGGAGGTAGGCGAGCTCCACAGATAGCTCAGCGTCTGAGTACTGCGTGAGGAAAGACCAGTCAGCCTTAACTGCCTTGGTATGATGGCGGTGACCTTTAGGCCAGCGGCTACTGACTCGAGCCTGCACTTTATTGTAATCTGTTTTCTTTGGGGGAGTTTCAGCATCCTCGGTTTCAACCTCTTCAACAGtttcctcttcctcctcctcctgttCCTCTTCCTCCTCGCATATTTCAGGCGTATCTCGTCTATAGAAGTCATCCTTATTGATCCCTCGTATAATTCTTATTGTCTCCAAAAAGTCACCACGTAGGTTCGTTTCTAAATCCAAATTTTTCCTCAGCTCATCTACAACGGTGTTTAGCGGAATGAGCTTATGCAATCGTCGTCTTGTCTGAAATAtagaataaatgaaaaattaatggATTGTTATACCAAAACAATTACTTTAATTGTTTGCACCAACAAAAGAAATCTTTTGATGAAGATTGAATTGGATCAATTAAGTTTAATCATGGATCTCACAGAAGAAATAATAATACTCTGCATAAAGAAGCAACATGATACATACACATTTAATAGTACATTAATCAAATATTGTGCAAACGATagaaagaaatttaaatatgtGGCACCGTCAAATCTGTCAACGTGTGCACGAGTTACAACCATACGAATTGTTAGTATACTAAGTGCCCATCATTTGTCACTGTCTTtgtcttttctttcttttgaccCTAATTATATCTGTCTGCACACTAGAATAGTCCTTTGACTCCTTACTCTCCTAAAGTTCAAGACACACTCTCTTTCTTTATAAAGAATTGCACAATCTGTTTTTGAACAAGATTTATGCTACACATCTCTGTATTTCCTCTTTGTGGACTAGATTTTGGTTTCACTCTCTTTGTTCTCCCTTTGGACTATAGTCATTCTGCTTTTCTTGGGACTGCAATTTAACTGAATTTTCATATCAATTATTGGACAAAAATGGTCTAACATCCTGAAAAGATATTTTTACTTTGGACCTGCATAG
The nucleotide sequence above comes from Argopecten irradians isolate NY chromosome 1, Ai_NY, whole genome shotgun sequence. Encoded proteins:
- the LOC138328631 gene encoding caldesmon-like, whose amino-acid sequence is MSGRGRRPTETTDDGSDDDQFEAFREIIRTIRSRKSKRPVSQQSSGPSTAQARSVQETPSVDLNLYQNGEHTEYSFPEEEVEEEPRHTPTEEEANEVRVRNYIKDRMQKYRNKKKEERQKLLAERKARWIERQKRLGVYVEPSESASTSSGSSMSGLTDEERQVKRETRRRLHKLIPLNTVVDELRKNLDLETNLRGDFLETIRIIRGINKDDFYRRDTPEICEEEEEQEEEEEETVEEVETEDAETPPKKTDYNKVQARVSSRWPKGHRHHTKAVKADWSFLTQYSDAELSVELAYLLPVYMRDVERLRKARRQKLTSSTSSFKTKRIQRNLDFESWREEMMRIAYDEDFAKGKSKMFSTVPLPKIKETSSVANTSSSSRVTLFDARESPGRDDNWSPQGPNTSSLLDKQKQPSPYQYNQKQKSPRPQEQLKTKTATRNRHIPSSQYKSVSKLYKPVGRRNLVNNEYKPVKNTSNNTHMAAGNGLEKKSNGVVANGTNRGRTKPKDVDLQFESMNGHTSENATDSSGGSSMSTSDQVSQDGSKAATITVYFNADQTDLHKKDQNRTKAIKIPRGSSEQADQKFVIRINSPMNRDGKVTKLFDDIQQYKSRHPNVDQIQILVRTNDVAHIKWVCQYVENQSRSQYKAEV